One window of the Streptomyces sp. NBC_00259 genome contains the following:
- the tatA gene encoding Sec-independent protein translocase subunit TatA — MGRLGPTEIILILVVIILLFGAKKLPDMARSLGKSARILKSEAKAMKSDDQKSAPADPPVPGSAQDQTTSAPRTIQAAPGDVTSSRPVTEPTDTTKR; from the coding sequence ATGGGTAGGCTCGGCCCCACCGAGATCATTCTCATCCTCGTCGTCATCATCCTGCTCTTCGGCGCCAAGAAGCTCCCCGACATGGCCCGTTCCCTGGGCAAGTCCGCGCGGATCCTCAAGAGCGAGGCCAAGGCGATGAAGTCGGACGACCAGAAGAGCGCCCCGGCCGACCCGCCGGTGCCCGGCTCCGCCCAGGACCAGACCACGTCCGCGCCCCGCACGATCCAGGCCGCGCCCGGCGATGTGACCAGCTCGCGTCCCGTGACCGAGCCGACGGACACCACCAAGCGCTGA